GAATTAGAGTTTCAGGATGAGCTACCTTCTCATCAATCCTCTCATACTCCAAGTGCCACCTCGCCACACTTCCGGATCCTCCTTGCTTTGGTGTTACCTGTTGAGAGATTCCAGAATATTGACTCAGATgaaaaaccaaattaaaactCCATCGAAATAGGAGTCACAAAATTTAGTATTACTTGGAGTGTTATCAAGAAGGTTTTGTACTCCTTCAACACATCTCCCTCTAAGACCCTGAATTTTATCAGATTCTTCTCCGGATCCACCGCTTCGATCCTATCCTTTGCTACTTTTGGCTTTCCTTCTGCACCCAAAAATCGTTCACAGATGAAATGTTAAATGTTTTTATCATCAAAGAGTCAAAGACATACCCATACGCTTGGTGTGAAACAGttaaatattgttttcttgCATAAATCGCTGACATTAAAACTAATATTTGTATCTTCGTGAAGAATTAtctttacatataaaatattttgtcatTAATTACCATGAATGTAGTTCCACAAGACTATGCTTCCAACTTTGTCCCACTCTCCCTCGTGCAGCTCAACTCCCCCAATGTGGCGAGGGGTGGCATTGGACACGTGGTGTGGCCTTTTAGCGAACATATGGTGGAACTTCTCTGCAGAAGCTTTGATATCAACATCTATCCAAATTTCTCCAACCATACTATCAGCCTTTGTCTCTAGCTCAGTCGCAACCTTTGTCTCTGGCTCAGTCGCACCCTTTATCTCTTGCTTCGTTTCTACCTCTGCCATTTTCTACGAATGATTTGCTTCTCTAGGTTACTTCTGAATGGTGTGAGTGAATGCCTTTACAATCCATACAATATAGCTCTCTTTATAGAGAGAAAAAAGGGAGCAATTATTGTAATAGAAGAAGACACATGAGAGTAGGTTTAATTTGCTTCAGAGTGATTACTTCATTGTCCCCTTGAAATTGAAGTGGCAGTTTTATACATTTAATCTTATCCTAATATATTAGCTCAGCGCGTCATTTATGACTCAACCACTCTTTCTACAACGTTCTACAATGATTATCTAATCAAACGCATGATTCACGTTGTTTCACTTCCGGCATTCAGGTTCTCTTACCATTAATTTCCAAAATTGTTGAAGTTGTAAAtgatttctaatttttaaaaatctttttttactCTTCCAAGATTTTAGCGAAATAATTTCTAAAACTAGCTAATGATTACCTATGTTTAGGCTTGGACTTTATCCTAGATCtagattcgatccgagatttaTTTTTTAGAGGCTCATAAAGGTCCATTTACAGGCTAAGGCCATAAACGTCTATATGAAATTCTAACAACATCATGGCATGCTCAATTATCTCTTAACCTGGCTATGTTAGACTCTTTAACTATTATTGTAGCTCACCATATGTATTCCATgtccttttatccatatctagCTACTGACTATGCTACACAACtatccgatccgaaaattcAGATATTcggaggggccgaatccggatccggatagtaaaatattgcatccgtcaaagccggatccagatatcttgatttttttagtccggatatccggatccgtaagttttattaataactatttcaaaaataataatacctatatataaaaactaactttatttaaatatgttttcattcttataatagtatatgtaaattttctgtaaattttgtaatattatacatagaaataattaaaaacattatatagctttttatttttaaattactttaatagtttatatattaatatttttttatttttttttaaggatccaaatccggatccagatatccgccggatattacaatttttagaaggatatccgacacccggattaTCCGAGAACCCcagatccggataaggatagtaaaattatggatccgccggataaggatccggatccggataccttaaaatgcCCGGATACCTGATCCGTCCTAGTCCtacctatgttacatggaaacggacgtggaagcggaagcgtatAGAAGCATAGAAGCgagacttttaaaaaatttaagaagcGGTATGTGTTGGAAGCGCATATTcataaatatctatatatatataaaagaaaattttataaaatctaggattaaaattatatgatttaaatttaaaataaaccatttgttcatttataataattttgaaatgatttcatattaaaactgtaaaaatatacataaaataagtttaaaataaattattatattaattatttttagtactTCATAAATAACTGacacaatatatttgaatatatgctatatctttaataaaaatctcAATACATAAAGATAATCTATAGTATTAgctttaatatttgtatatttctatttttttctatttcattaTACTATTGAATTttggattttatataaattaaaactaagattttatattttttttattgatttataacatTGTGTCTCAAAAACCGGATGCGTGATTCTAAAACCGAATCGTAATCTTTCAacgtgttttaaaaataatattttaaaagtgtttGGGAATCGAGATTCTGCAAGCTTCCGCAAGGTTCCGATTCTGATTTCGGTTTTGAAGGGGGAAGCGAACATGTCTGATGAAGCTTTCGTGCAACCTAGATGATTACCCGGGAGATGGGAACAGCAGCCTACGATGTTGCACAGAGTTCCAGATAAGTGGGTAGCTGCGATCTCATGAACCTCCTTCAACCTAGAACCATCAACACGTAGCATATACTTTATGGCATTTGAAGCATTACGAATTCTGGTGATCAGATGAAAAAGTCTTGTGTTAAGATCACCTGCTTCCAACCACTTTATACAATATTGTTTAGTATTCTctagtttgtttttctttattctccgcattttataatcttttattttttatttccacTCTTGCATGATTAGGAtgttttacttaattatttatctaaatATTAAAAGACAATAAGTGTGCTGAATAACTACTCACTCATCTCATGGTAGTTCAATTTTTGTGTTAATGACGATTTTGTCACGTCGTTTCAGGACCATCTCCAATACagtatctcaaaaaaaaattctcatcaatgtttttttttaaatgatgaaaagtgaagaaaaagacaaaaagagtCTCTCATTTGAGAGATTTTCTTTGAAGTTTGAGAAATTTTGACATATTTCAATTAGTAGTTAGTTATTGTTTATATggcaataaaataaaattttgagaattagATACCGAACAACGCTGGTTCCCTCATGGTACTTCGCTTCCTTTCATGGTCCTTGGTATGCAGGCACCAACAGAGGCAGTCTTGGACAGAAGCAAGGACCATGAAAGGAAGCGAAGTACCATGAGGGAACCAGCGTTGTTCGGTATctaattcttaaaattttattttattgccATATAAACAATAACTAACTACTAATTGAAATATGTCAAAATTTCTCAAACTTCGAAGAAAATCTCTCAAATGAGAGactctttttgtctttttcttcacttttcatcatttaaaaaaaatgatttcatttatctggttttctttttatcactaactatgtttatctttcgcttgattttgaatgatcacgtttgatgtttttttcatatttttgaatcgattttacttatgttttggctattaaaatatgtacaaatcatgtattttaaatccgaagaaccgatttcatttatgttttagttacaaaataggtacaaatcatgtatttttaaaccgaagaaccgaatgAGACCCGAATCCGAAAGTACAATGGgttataccggttctttgaagatttactaactccgacccgaacccgatataacccgaaccggtcccgaaccgaacttttatataacccgaatggggttaattttgataaacccgaaaaccaaaacccgaatggataaaaccgaaactcgattgggaccccgaatgcccacgCCTAGAAAGCAGGTGCTTCTTGCTTCGGACGGCCACTGAATATTAACAATACCGGCCAAATAATAACATAAATTATTCAATAGGTCAAGTGGTAATCCTGAGTTTTAATGCAGAGGAGGTGGGAGGTTCAACATGTACTATtgacattgttttaatttttttttactttttttttataaaagtgaATATAAATAGGCCATATTTTTTAGATCTGCTTCCAGCCCAATAGTTGTTAGGACCGGCTCTGGGCACCAAAGTGTATGTCTTTGCGAAACCCATTTGTAAGTTGACTTTCACTAAAAGATAATGAGACTAATCAATATAGAAAAAATCTGAACACAAAGGTCTATGCAAACTTGATGCAGATAAATATTTGggatatttccaaatatttattatctatttatttgttgtttagataattatctttagtgttttagggttttacggttttattatatatagccGTCTAGACTTAAGTTTGTATTCagtttatgattttattaatagaATTGAGAGTTCTCTATTTATTCCTTGTTTTCGGTAGATTATTGGtgatctcaacgaatttaaaatgatattaatCTTAGCtattcttagactaaataagatctTTGTATTATCGTAGCTTCCGCTacatcaagtggtatcagagccaagtGTTTTGATTTCTTAATCAAAACTCGTTTCTGGAATCATGGCGAATTTATTCGAGGAAATTGAAATAATTGTTTACAAAGAAATTGTTGGCGATCCGGTTTTTGGTATCTATGATGATGAAGGTCAGATTCAAGACGAAGGCAATGACTTCGCGGTCAAAGACGTAGGCAGTCTAGAGATGAagttcttctccaaaagattCTCATGGAAGTCAACTTGGAGCTACACAATTCACGTGTTGGAAATCATGGGGCCAGCTGGGCTTTTGTTAAAACCGGTCCAATAAAAGCTACAAGGTGGGGGATAAACTGGCGACCGCCCGGATTTAAGGAGGAGCACATGTATTTCAATATCAGGTTGTTAGCTTTATATCCAAGGtggaacaaaactatatttTCTAGTCAAACctgcatggatttactttttgGTTACCTAGCTGAAAGTGAAATCGCATCGAGTCTATATATGTCTCTAGGGGAAAGTTGAAGAAGTACCAGGGATGGATAGATTCAGGGACAGCTAAGCGGGGATAAGCCGTGCGACTGTCCGGATTTAATCAAATGTCTTCCTACTTCTTAATAGTTAAGGtcacgatttaaaaaaaataaatatatgtagtCTTATgctaaagtaaatataaaggccgtaaaaatattatctaattatataaaataggcTTTGCTTCCTTCCTATTGACCCACGTCAGATTCCAGCTCAAAAATTCGAAGTTTTTGGTGCCGACACGTGTCCCAGGTTTAAAACCCAGCGTTTCATTTATTCAAGATTAATATTCGTTTGGGTTTTTGATTTCACGTGAAAAAAAAAGCTTTGTAAAGCCCATCTGAAAAAAGAGCAAGTCGCGTGTTTTCTGTTTCAAGGGTTGAACCCTTATTCTTCTCTGCCGTCGTGATGTAGTCTCAAACTCTAGGGTTttgattcatcttcttcctccaacCCTGATATTTACCAGTTTCAGATTCATCTTCTTAAAGTCCTCCTTGATTCTATTATCCACGATCTACATTTATTGTTTGCTTCGCTCTTGCAAACGGTGGAAACCTCAGTATATAAAGGTTAGCATCCCTATTCTCGAGATCATCCTACCAATCTATTCAAACAGATAAATCCATTTAGTTTCTGGAAAATGGCTCTCTCTCAAGTTTTTCTTTCTGACTCGAAGTCTGGAAGATGTTCTTCCACAAGTGAGATGAGGTTGTTTCGTTTCTATGAGGCGAAGAATATTGGGAGGCGAGCCTATGGGCGTTTACATACTCCACCTCGGCGTTAAGGTAATTCCGGCGAAAGTAACAATAAATCTCTTTCCTTTTCAATGAAGATATTTGAGCTTTACAATTTACGATACCAAACATTTGACAATTACAGGCTCTTTGATTTGATttctgggtttttttttttttggttttagtctATAGCCATCGAAGAACAAAATTTGATTATGTTCTTCACACTTCAGAGTCTGAACTTTGGCACTTGAATCATCTTATGGCTTGCTTTACCATCTGTTGAAATATGTCACCTTAAATCATTGTCTTGAAAACTCT
The nucleotide sequence above comes from Brassica napus cultivar Da-Ae chromosome A9, Da-Ae, whole genome shotgun sequence. Encoded proteins:
- the LOC106440980 gene encoding MLP-like protein 43, with the protein product MAEVETKQEIKGATEPETKVATELETKADSMVGEIWIDVDIKASAEKFHHMFAKRPHHVSNATPRHIGGVELHEGEWDKVGSIVLWNYIHEGKPKVAKDRIEAVDPEKNLIKFRVLEGDVLKEYKTFLITLQVTPKQGGSGSVARWHLEYERIDEKVAHPETLIPFLESMSKEIDEHLLSTE